From the Amycolatopsis thermoflava N1165 genome, one window contains:
- a CDS encoding Acg family FMN-binding oxidoreductase — MSFAGQDPVRVALDAAVRAPSPHNSQPWRFEVDGDRVGVFLDPDRILKVADPDGREARLACGAAILNVRLALRAAGRTPVVHLLPRRDVPDHLATVWARGRVTPTPDDVAMARAIAYRRSNRRAFTAREVPVWVRQALVRAATEEGAHLAVVGRAGQLDELGVLLREAERSQREDLAFQDELRQWTASDGARDDGVPASVAGSGPEWPFDRKPLVAVLSSYTDTRLAQLRAGQAMQRVLLRATTAGVSVSFLSQPVEVPALRPAVARLVSAPGNPQVVLRFGYGFAGPATRRRPAEVVTRYTVRG, encoded by the coding sequence ATGTCGTTCGCCGGTCAGGACCCGGTGCGGGTCGCACTCGACGCGGCGGTCCGCGCGCCGTCGCCGCACAACAGCCAGCCGTGGCGGTTCGAGGTGGACGGTGACCGGGTCGGGGTGTTCCTGGACCCGGACCGGATCCTGAAGGTGGCCGATCCCGACGGCCGGGAGGCCCGGCTGGCCTGCGGCGCGGCGATCCTGAACGTGCGGCTGGCGTTGCGTGCCGCGGGCCGGACCCCGGTGGTGCACCTGCTGCCGCGGCGGGACGTGCCGGACCATCTGGCGACGGTGTGGGCGCGGGGGCGGGTCACCCCGACGCCGGACGACGTGGCGATGGCGCGGGCGATCGCCTACCGGCGGAGCAACCGGCGGGCGTTCACGGCGCGGGAGGTGCCGGTGTGGGTGCGGCAGGCGCTGGTGCGGGCGGCGACCGAGGAGGGCGCGCATCTGGCGGTCGTGGGGCGGGCCGGGCAGCTGGACGAGCTGGGGGTGCTGCTGCGGGAGGCCGAGCGGTCGCAGCGGGAGGATCTGGCGTTCCAGGACGAGCTGCGGCAGTGGACGGCGTCGGACGGGGCGCGGGACGACGGTGTGCCGGCGTCGGTGGCCGGGTCGGGTCCGGAGTGGCCGTTCGACCGCAAGCCGCTGGTGGCGGTGCTGTCGTCGTACACCGACACGCGGCTGGCCCAGTTGCGGGCGGGGCAGGCGATGCAGCGGGTGCTGCTGCGGGCGACGACGGCGGGGGTGAGCGTGTCGTTCCTGTCGCAGCCGGTGGAGGTCCCGGCGTTGCGGCCGGCGGTGGCGCGGCTGGTGTCGGCGCCCGGGAATCCGCAGGTGGTGCTGCGGTTCGGGTACGGGTTCGCGGGGCCGGCGACGCGGCGTCGCCCGGCCGAGGTGGTGACGCGCTACACGGTGCGCGGTTAA
- a CDS encoding GAF domain-containing sensor histidine kinase encodes MPGTDDPDEAQPVAGLRETLSQLRLRELLREVQDRIEQLVQSRDQMDGLLEAMLAVAGGLELDATLRRIVHAAINLVDCRYGALGVLNQDREGLAEFVYEGIGEKTRREIGDLPTGHGLLGLLIQQPKPIRLDDISQHAASSGFPAHHPPMKTFLGVPVRVRNEVFGNLYLTEKRNGQPFTEDDEVVVQALAAAAGIAVENARLYEEAQLRQRWQEATSEIRAELLAAADPIDVLYLIANRALALAGADYAFIAQPEDPDAPPADVTHLTVTVSAGLDSDPLVGREIPIEGSSCGAAYTDAQPRRVENLAYDLTHEFGPALVLPLRASRDHVSGVLVTLRKAGQDPFDGTQLPLAAAFADQAALALQLAEDQRSINELKVVSDRDRIARDLHDHVIQRLFAHGLALQSTHMRSRNPEIQRRLADMIDDVQSIVAEIRTAIFDLHGGLQGTTQLRKRLNEIIAEVTGDTGLRTTVRMSGPIGVVGSDLAEHAEAVLREALSNAVRHARATTLTITVSVDDDLVIDVVDNGTGIPGKVARSGLHNLAERAAQAGGTCSVTALDGGGTRLTWSAPVT; translated from the coding sequence ATGCCCGGGACCGACGACCCCGACGAGGCCCAACCCGTCGCCGGGTTACGGGAAACCCTGTCCCAGTTGCGGTTGCGCGAACTGCTCCGCGAAGTGCAGGACCGCATCGAGCAGTTGGTGCAATCCCGCGACCAGATGGACGGACTGCTCGAAGCGATGCTCGCCGTCGCGGGCGGCCTCGAACTCGACGCCACCCTGCGCCGCATCGTGCACGCCGCCATCAACCTCGTCGACTGCCGCTACGGCGCCCTCGGCGTGCTCAACCAGGACCGCGAAGGCCTCGCCGAATTCGTCTACGAGGGCATCGGCGAGAAGACCCGCCGCGAGATCGGCGACCTGCCCACCGGGCACGGCCTGCTCGGACTGCTGATCCAGCAACCGAAACCCATCCGCCTCGACGACATCTCCCAGCACGCCGCGTCCTCCGGGTTCCCCGCGCACCACCCGCCCATGAAGACCTTCCTCGGCGTCCCGGTGCGCGTGCGCAACGAGGTGTTCGGCAACCTCTACCTCACCGAGAAGCGCAACGGCCAGCCCTTCACCGAGGACGACGAGGTCGTCGTGCAGGCACTGGCCGCCGCGGCCGGCATCGCCGTGGAGAACGCCCGCCTCTACGAAGAAGCCCAGCTGCGGCAACGCTGGCAGGAAGCCACCAGCGAGATCCGCGCCGAACTGCTCGCCGCCGCCGACCCCATCGACGTGCTCTACCTGATCGCCAACCGCGCGCTCGCCCTCGCCGGCGCCGACTACGCCTTCATCGCCCAGCCCGAAGACCCCGACGCGCCACCCGCCGACGTCACCCACCTGACGGTCACCGTGTCCGCGGGCCTGGACTCCGACCCGCTCGTCGGCCGCGAGATCCCCATCGAGGGCTCCAGCTGCGGCGCCGCGTACACCGACGCCCAGCCCCGCCGCGTGGAGAACCTCGCCTACGACCTCACCCACGAGTTCGGCCCCGCGCTGGTCCTGCCGCTGCGCGCGTCCCGCGACCACGTCTCCGGCGTGCTCGTCACCCTCCGCAAGGCAGGCCAGGACCCGTTCGACGGCACCCAGCTCCCGCTCGCCGCCGCGTTCGCCGACCAGGCCGCGCTCGCCCTGCAACTGGCCGAGGACCAGCGCTCCATCAACGAGCTCAAGGTGGTCTCCGACCGCGACCGCATCGCCCGGGACCTGCACGACCACGTGATCCAGCGCCTGTTCGCCCACGGGCTGGCCCTGCAGAGCACCCACATGCGGTCCCGCAACCCGGAGATCCAGCGACGGCTGGCCGACATGATCGACGACGTGCAGAGCATCGTCGCCGAGATCCGCACCGCGATCTTCGACCTGCACGGCGGCCTGCAGGGCACCACCCAGCTGCGTAAACGGCTCAACGAGATCATCGCCGAGGTCACCGGCGACACCGGGCTGCGCACCACGGTCCGCATGTCCGGGCCGATCGGCGTCGTCGGCAGCGACCTCGCCGAACACGCCGAGGCGGTGCTGCGGGAGGCGCTGTCCAACGCGGTCCGCCACGCCCGCGCGACCACCCTCACGATCACCGTCTCCGTCGACGACGACCTCGTCATCGACGTCGTCGACAACGGCACCGGCATCCCCGGCAAGGTCGCCCGCAGCGGCCTGCACAACCTCGCCGAACGCGCCGCCCAGGCAGGCGGAACGTGCTCGGTGACCGCGCTGGACGGCGGCGGCACCCGGCTGACCTGGTCCGCCCCGGTGACCTAA
- a CDS encoding DUF6098 family protein codes for MAVEDSLPTLHRLADLAELLIPGAVVYVRYSPGPESDAEHPSTDHESGLEMPGVSVNPLNAPGWWSLPVEDWLARRIVQYAHQQAEGARPWVLTGKEVDFGPDNEPLLVDVEPIAWISGDLVREAHERYHSRLDAGRATHED; via the coding sequence ATGGCGGTCGAAGACTCGTTGCCCACCCTGCACCGGCTGGCGGATCTGGCGGAGCTGCTGATCCCTGGTGCGGTCGTCTACGTGCGGTACTCGCCCGGTCCGGAGTCCGACGCGGAGCACCCGAGCACCGATCACGAGAGCGGGCTGGAGATGCCCGGGGTGTCGGTGAACCCGTTGAACGCGCCGGGCTGGTGGTCGTTGCCGGTGGAGGACTGGCTGGCGCGGCGGATCGTGCAGTACGCGCACCAGCAGGCGGAGGGGGCGCGGCCGTGGGTGCTGACCGGCAAGGAGGTCGACTTCGGGCCGGACAACGAGCCGTTGCTGGTGGATGTGGAGCCGATCGCGTGGATCTCCGGGGACCTGGTGCGGGAGGCGCACGAGCGGTACCACTCCCGGCTGGACGCGGGGCGCGCGACGCACGAAGATTGA